The Streptomyces venezuelae genomic interval AGGCGCACCCGGACGCGGCCTGCCACATCACGGCCTCCGAACTCGCCGCGCAGTACGGCGTGCGGGCCGACGACACCGACGCGACGAGCGGGCTCCAGCGGGCCGTCGACGCGATCCGTACGACGTGCACCCCCTCCGCCGGCTTCACGAAACTGTCGTCCATCACCCTGCCCGCGGGGCGGATCCTCGTGACCCGCCAGCTCGCCCTGGACGCCGACTACATGGTGTTACGCGGCGCCGGCACGGACCGGACGACGCTCGCCTTCCGCCCCGACGCCGACACCCGTTACGACACCCTCACCGCCGACGGCAGCGACTGGGACGAGGACGGCATGACCCACGGTGCCGGGAAGGGCGGCTGGACCTGGCCGGGCCGCGGGCTGCTGCGCGTCCAGACCCGCGAGGTCTCCCCGAAGTACGCGAGCGACCACGCCTCCGCGCCCGCCGGCCGGAAGGACCTCTTCGAAGGAAGCGTGAACCAGCACTGGGCGAGCGGTGTGCCCCTGCGGGAGGGCTCGCCCATCGGTTCCACCCAGGTCAGGCTCGCCGCCAACACCGACATGAACCGCTTCAAAGCCGGCGCCCCGCTCTGGGTCGGCGCCGCCAACACCGCGAAGTTCTACCAGCAGCAGACGATCAACGACCCGTCCACGTACGTGAACCTGCATATGCGGCAGCAGACCTTCCGGATCGCTGCCGTGGACACCGCGGGCAGGAACCTCACCCTCGACAAGCCCCTCGAGTACGACCTGCCGCTCAACTCGACCTCCGACGGTTCTGCCGCGATCGGCGGCACCGTCTACCCGAGCCGCGTGACGCCGCTCAAGGTCGTCCAGGGCGTCGGCATCGAGGACCTCGGCATCACCCAGGAACTCGACGGCATGCCGAAGCTCGGCGGGGGCACGTACGACGTCACCCCGGCCGACGCCAAGGCCGACTTCGGGAACATCGCCCCGGAGTACGCGCAGCACGGCATCGTCCTCAAGTGGGCCGCCGACGTCTGGATCCGGCGGGTCGCCACGCGGATGACCGGCTCCCACGCCGTCGTGACCGAGAACGCCAAGAACGTCCAGGTGCAGGAGTCGTCCTTCGACGGTTCCTGGAACAAGGGCAAGGGCGGCAACGGCTACTTCCGCGGCTCGCGCGTCTGGGACTCGTTGTACGCCTACAACACGAGCCGGAACCTCCGCCACTTCACCTTCCAGTGGTCGGCCTCCGGCAACGTCGCCGTCGGCAACGACTTCGACAGCGACCTGAACCTGCACGGCGGTTGGGAGCGCCGCAACCTCTTCGAGAACAACAAGGCCGCGGTCCCCTTCGAGAACTCCTCGAAGAACTGCCGCGCCAACTGCGGCGAGGAGGGCGGCGGCGGTACCGACGACTCGACCTGGTGGCCGATCTGGTGGGGTGCGGGCGCCAAGGCGGTGAAGTGGTCGGGCGCGACCGGCCCGCAGAACGTCTTCTACGGCAACGACCTGAGCAAGCAGACCACGGCCGGCGGCACGTACCGGCCGTACTACCCCGACCGTCAGCGCCTCTACCAGCTGGGGAGTTCGGCCGCCGACCCGTCCGCGTACCAGCACCTGACCGCGAACGGCTCGGCCATACCCGACTGGGCGGGCAGGGAGAACCTCGACTACAGCAAGGCCCCGCACGCCGGTGTGCACGCGTCCCGGACGGACACGTCGGGCTCGCTCTTCCTGAAGCCGACCGGTACGGCTCCGGGCCCCGGCGGTCCGGAGGTGCCCCCGGCACCGGTCTCGGCGGGCAAGCCGGCGACGGCTTCGTCCGTCGAGTCGGCCGGGTTCGAGGCCTGGCGCGCGGTGGACGGCGACGCGGGCACGCGGTGGGCCAGTGCGGAGGGCGTGGACCCGCAGTGGATCCGTATCGACCTCGGTGCGCGGCACACCGTCTCCCGCGTGAAGCTCGACTGGGAGGCCGCGTACGGGAAGACCTACCGCATCCAGATCTCCGACGACGGGACGAACTGGACCGACATCCACTCCACGGGCACCGGCGACGGCGCCGTCGACGAGCTGACGGTCTCGGGGACGGGCCGCTACGTCCGGATGTACGGAACCGCGCGCGGCACGGCGTACGGCTACTCCCTCCACGAGTTCGAGGTGTACGGCACGCTCGCACCGGACGGCGGCACCCCGGGCGGCGGCCCGGTGGTGGACGTCTCCACCGCAGCGCAGCTCCGGACCGCGCTGGCCGGCGCACAGCCCGGGCAGACGATCAGGCTGGCCGCCGGCGAGTACAGGGGCGCCTTCGTCGCCCGGACGCCGGGCACCGCGTCGGCCCCGATCACCCTCACCGGGCCCGCGAACGCGGTGCTCGTCAACGACGGGCCCTCCGGCACGGCGCCCTCGTGCCCGGCCCCGGTCGCCGGCTGGGACTCCGGGTACGGACTCTGGCTGTTCGGCGCCCCGTACTGGAAGCTGACCGGGTTCACGGTGCGGGACTCCAAGAAGGGCGTCGTCCTCGACGACTCGCACCACGTCACGCTCGACGGTGTCTCCGTCCACCACGTCGAGGACGAGGCGGTGCACTTCCGGCGCTCGTCCTCCGACGGCGTGATCCGGAACTCCACGATCAGCCACACCGGTCTGGTCCAGCCGGGCTACGGCGAGGGCGTCTACATCGGCTCCGCCGGGTCCAACTGGTCCTGCCACGGCAACACCGGCGGCGTCGACCGCTCGGACCGGATCCAGGTCCTGGACAACAGGATCGGCCCGAACGTCACGGCCGAGCACATCGACATCAAGGAAGGGACGGCGGACGGCGTCATCCGCGGGAACACCTTCGACGGCACGGGGATCAGCGGCCAGAACTCCGCCGACTCCTGGGTCGACGCCAAGGGCACCGGCTATCTGATCGAGAACAACACCGGCAGGTTCGCCCCGCCCGGCACGTTCGCCAACGGGTACGAGACCCACAACCCGTCGACGAACCCGTCCTTCCTGAACGGCTGCGGCAACGTCTGGCGGGGCAACATCTCGGACCTCGGCGGCGCCGGCGCGTACGCCATCAAGATCACCTCGACGTCGAAGTGCACCGCCGCCCCGAATGTCGTCCACTCCGGCAACACCGTCACGAACGCCGTCTCGGGCCTGACGAACGTGCCCGTCACGCCCTGACCGCCACGGAGCCCCCTGCCTCGTACGGCAGGGGGCTCTGCGATCCTGTGCGGCGTGACGCTCGCGCCGCTCGCCCCCGAAGCCGTGACCCCTGACCCGCCCCATGCCCCGCCGAGTCCCCTCCTGACCCAGTCGTGGCTCGACCTGGCCTTCCTCCACTGGCCCGTCGACCCCGCCGTGGTCGCCCCGCTGCTGCCGGCCGGGACCGTCCCGGACACCTTGAACGGTGTGACGTACGTCGGGCTCGTCGCCTTCCGGATGCACCGGGTCGGATGGTTCCGCCTGCCCGGCGTCCCCTATCTGGGCAGCTTTCCCGAGACCAACGTCCGCCTCTACTCGGTGGACGCGCGGGGCCGGCGCGGTGTGGTGTTCCGTTCGCTCGACGCCTCGCGGCTCGTGCCCGTCGCCTTCGGGCGGGCCCTCTTCCGGCTGCCGTACGTCTGGTCGCGGATGGCCGTCCGCCATGACGGCGCCACCGTCACGTACTCCAGCAGCCGGCGCCTGCCCGGGCCGCGCGGCGCGCACAGCCGGATCGTGGTGCGCGTCGGGGAGCGCGTCGAGGCCCCCACCGAGCTCGAACACTTCCTGACGGCTCGCTGGGGCATGCACACCGCCTTCTTCGGGCGGCCGCTCTACCTTCCGAACTCGCACCCGCGCTGGCCGCTGCACCGCGCGGAGCTGATGGCGTGCGAGGAGAACCTGGTGGCAGCGGCGGGCCTGCCCCGTCCGGTCGGCGCGCCCGTGAGCGTCCTGTACTCGCCCGGCGTCCCGGTGGAGTTCGGCCTCCCGCCCCGCCGCCCCGGCGGCGTCCCCACGCCCTGAACGGAAGCGGAGGGGCCACCGCTCGGATCATCCGGCGCTGGCAAGGTCGCCCCGCCCCGCCGCGCGCAGGTCATCCGGGTCCGGACAGGCCGCCGGCACCGTGCCTGTCGTGCTGCACGGTGCCGGTTCGGAGGTGGATGCGTCGTCGCGACCACGCCTCGGGTGTCGGACGGGGTCGGTCAGGTGGAGATCTCGGGGAGCAGGCCCGTGACCGGTGCCGCCTGGTCGGTGAGCTGGTGGATCTGGCGCAGTTCGTTCAGCCGGCCGAGTCCGCCCAGCTGGCTCTCGATGCCGGGGAACTGCGCGCGGGACTCCTCGGGGATGCCGGTCGTCGCGACCGCGTCGAGCTCGCTGACCGGGTTGACGGGCGGGCCGAGCGGAGTGGCGACCGAGACGGCCTGCGCCGCCGACGCGCCGAGGCACGAGAAGGCGGCGGCGACGGCGAGGACCGAGGAGATACGTCGTGATGAGGTCATACCCCTCACAACGGAGCGACGCGCCGACGGACACGGCCGCGCCTCGGTCCCGCCCTCCGAACGGGGGGACCCCTCCCCCGCTACACCCGCTTCAACCGGGCCCGCCACGGACCGTCGGCCGCCTCGAACTGCACCACGAGCGGCCCCGTCGGCAGCGGAACGGTCTCGCGCCGCGCCCCGATCTCGTTGACGAGGTTGTCGTCCATGGGCAGGGCGGTGTGGTCGTCGTGCCGGGAGAGTTCGTAGATGTTGACGATCAGGTTGTCGTCGCCTCCGTACTGGATGGCGAGGTCGGCCACTCCCCCTGTGTGCAGCAGCACGTCGGGGCCCCGGAACTCCTGTTCCTGTTCCGTCAGCACACGAGCCGCTGCCAGGGGTGACACCTCCATCCGCCACGGCCCTTCCGCCTCCACCCTGAGGCGGAGGTTCCCCTTCCGGGGAATCGTGGCGAGCACCCGGCCCCGGTAGTCGTCCTCGGTGCTGTTGACGAGCCAGTCCTTCTCCTTGTTCTTCCAGTCGAGGACCGTCAGGCCCGTGTACCCGTCGCCCTGCACGTCGAGCTGGACGACGACCGGACCCGGCGGGAGCCCGCTCACGGTGATCACGTCGTTGTCCCGGCCGGTCTGGGTGTACGGCGCGAAGACCGGTCCGTACGACCAGGCGGGTCCGTACGACACCGGGGCCGGCGCGACGGGAGCGACGGGAGCGACGGGTGCGACGGGTGCGACGGATGCGGCGGATGCGGCGGGAGCGGCTGGCGGCACCGGCGGCTGCGGAGGCAACGCGAAGGCCGGGGCCGGCGGGGCGTACGGGGCAGGCGGGGCGTACGGGGCAGGCGGCGCGGCCATCGGCGCCGGCATCGCCTGGGGTGCCTGTGGCGCGACCGGTCGCGCCACGTCCACCCCGTGGTCCGTGGCGAGGCCCTCGAGGCCGTTCGCGTAACCCTGGCCCACCGCCCGGAACTTCCAGCCACCCGCCCGCCGGTACAGCTCCGCCAGCACCATCGCCGTCTCCGGGCCGCCGTCCGTCACGTCGTACCGAGCGACCGACGTGCCGTCGGGGGCGAAGGCCTCCACCGAAAGACCGGCGACGTCCCGCATCGTCGCACCGTTCTCCGTCGAACCGACCACCAGGACGCGGGTGATCCGGTCCTCGACCGTGGGGAGGGCGACGTCCAGCCAGGCCGTGCCGCCGCCAGCGTCCGTCAGCCGGATCGCACCGGACGGATGCATCGGTGCTCCGTGGAAGACGACGTCTCCGTCACCTCCGACCGTGCCACCGTCCATGAGCAGCAGAGCCATGGCGTCCACCCCGCCGCCCCGTACGGCGACCCTGAGCGCGACGGACGGTACGAAGCCGTTCTCCCCCTTGATCATCGACCCCACGGCGCGACGGCCCTTCCCCTCGTGTCCCCACCCTTGTTGATCACAGTTGCGATCCTGCATTCGAACCGCGCCCGCAGGCAAGGCCCTTCATCGACGGGCCGGAAGGTCAGGCGCCCGCCAGCTCGGCGTTGGCTCGCTCCGTGACCAGCGTCAGGACGTGGCCCGCGGTCGCGAGGTCCTCGGCCGGGATGCCGGCGCAGAGCCGGGCGGAGATCCCGGCGGACTCCGCGGAGGTCACCGTGCCGAACTCCCGTCCGGCGTCGGTGAGTCTCAGCCGGGAGATGCGCGCCGACCAGGCGGGGTGTGGGTGGGGCGGCCGGAGGGGGTACGCACTCCTTGCCACTTACAACTTATAGCGCACAGGGGGGCTTGCGGCAAGGCCCCTGTCGTACCGCAGAATCTCTCTTCCAAGGCCCAGACCTGCAGAAACGGGAGATCGTTGCCCCCTCGCACCGAAGCTGATGACATGACCGCTCGCGTCACCAGTGCGTTCGACCTGCCCGAGCGCCTCGCCGCCAAGGCCGACCCGGCGCTGATCGCCGGCGACGAGAAGCACTTCGCGGACATCGCGCAGAGCCTCGACCAGGTGATCGCCGAACTGTCCGAGCGGCTCGACGCCGAGCTCAGGGCCCCCGGCGGCGTCGGCCGGGAGGCGATGGAGCGGGACATCGAGGTCCACCGGCTGACCACCCGCCTGCGCGCGCTGCGCCGCTTCGGCCTGGACCTGTGTCTCGGGCACATGGTCGCCGCGGACGGCTCCGAGCCGCTGTTCGTCGGGCGGCTCGGCCTCACCGACAGCTCGGGCCGCCGGCTGCTGATCGACTGGCGCTCCCCCGCGGCCGAGCCGTTCTTCGGCGCGACCCACGGCAACCCGATGGGTCTCGCGAGCCGCCGCAGGTACCGCTGGACCGGCGGCCGGATCAGCGACTACTGGGACGAGGTGTTCACCCGGGACGCCTTCGCCGGGCACGCCGCCCTCGACGACCAGTCGGCCTTCATCGCCGGCCTCGGCAGCAACCGCTCGGCCCGGATGCGTGACGTCCTCGGCACCATCCAGGCCGACCAGGACGCCATCATCCGCGCGGGCTCGCGCGGCGCCCTCGTCGTCGACGGCGGCCCCGGTACGGGAAAGACCGTCGTCGCGCTCCACCGCTCCGCCTATCTCCTCTACTCCGACCCCCGTCTCGGCCACCGTCGGGGCGGCGTGCTCTTCGTCGGCCCCCACGACCCGTACCTGGCGTACGTCGCCGACGTCCTCCCCAGCCTCGGCGAGGAGGGCGTGCAGACGTGCACCCTGCGGGACCTCGTCCCCGAAGGGGCCTCGGCGCCGGCCGAGACCGACGCGGAGGTCGCCCGGCTCAAGTCGTCCGCCGGCATGGTGAAGGCGATCGAGAAGGCCGTCCGGTTCTACGAGGACCCGCCCACCGAGGCGATGACGGTCACCACGCCCTGGGCCGACATCCGGCTGAGCACGGAGGAATGGGTCGAGGCGTTCGAGGCGCCGGGGCCGAGCACTCCGCACAACGAGGCGCGCGACCTCATCTGGGACGAACTGGCCACGATCCTGTGGGACAAGTTCGACGCGGCCGGGTACGCGGAGGGACACGGGGACGAGGGCGGCGACGAGGACACCGTGTCGCCCGAGCAGTTCCGCAGGGCGCTGCTCCACGACAAGGAACTGGTCAGCGCGCTCCACGGCGCGTGGCCGATCCTCGAACCCGCCGACGTCGTCGGTGACCTGTGGACGGTCCCCGCCTACCTGCGGATGTGCGCTCCCTGGCTCGACCGCGACGAGGTCCGGGCCCTGAAGCGCGAGGACCCGCACGCCTGGACGGTGTCCGACCTGCCGCTCCTGGACGCGGCGCGGCAGCGGCTCGGCGACCCGAAGGCCTCGCAGCGCAAGCGCCGCCACGACGCCACCGTCGCCGCCGAGCGCGAGCGCATGGCGGGCGTCATCAGCGACATCGTCGACGCCGATGCCGACGGCGAGGGTGCGGTGACCATGCTGCGCGGCCGCGACCTCCAGGACAGCCTGATCGACGAGACGGCGCTGCCCGGCGCCGACGTGGACCCGCTGGCCGGCCCGTTCGCGCACGTCGTCGTGGACGAGGCGCAGGAGCTGACCGACGCGGAGTGGCAGATGCTGCTGCTGCGCTGCCCGTCGCGGAGCTTCACCATCGTCGGTGACCGCGCGCAGGCCCGGCACGGCTTCACCGAGTCGTGGCGGGAACGGCTGGAGCGGGTCGGGCTCGACCGGATCGAGGTGGCCTCGCTCGGCGTCAACTACCGGACGCCGGAGGAGGTCATGACGGAGGCCGAGCCGGTGATCCGCGCCGCGCTCCCC includes:
- a CDS encoding discoidin domain-containing protein codes for the protein MPQTPRPHRHRPLRSLAVLAALATALTPVTGLGAPAAAADAPVTQAAPVAPAAIPDLTSANRRAPIPGLPDWSRAGYRGGAPLPGAAEAHPDAACHITASELAAQYGVRADDTDATSGLQRAVDAIRTTCTPSAGFTKLSSITLPAGRILVTRQLALDADYMVLRGAGTDRTTLAFRPDADTRYDTLTADGSDWDEDGMTHGAGKGGWTWPGRGLLRVQTREVSPKYASDHASAPAGRKDLFEGSVNQHWASGVPLREGSPIGSTQVRLAANTDMNRFKAGAPLWVGAANTAKFYQQQTINDPSTYVNLHMRQQTFRIAAVDTAGRNLTLDKPLEYDLPLNSTSDGSAAIGGTVYPSRVTPLKVVQGVGIEDLGITQELDGMPKLGGGTYDVTPADAKADFGNIAPEYAQHGIVLKWAADVWIRRVATRMTGSHAVVTENAKNVQVQESSFDGSWNKGKGGNGYFRGSRVWDSLYAYNTSRNLRHFTFQWSASGNVAVGNDFDSDLNLHGGWERRNLFENNKAAVPFENSSKNCRANCGEEGGGGTDDSTWWPIWWGAGAKAVKWSGATGPQNVFYGNDLSKQTTAGGTYRPYYPDRQRLYQLGSSAADPSAYQHLTANGSAIPDWAGRENLDYSKAPHAGVHASRTDTSGSLFLKPTGTAPGPGGPEVPPAPVSAGKPATASSVESAGFEAWRAVDGDAGTRWASAEGVDPQWIRIDLGARHTVSRVKLDWEAAYGKTYRIQISDDGTNWTDIHSTGTGDGAVDELTVSGTGRYVRMYGTARGTAYGYSLHEFEVYGTLAPDGGTPGGGPVVDVSTAAQLRTALAGAQPGQTIRLAAGEYRGAFVARTPGTASAPITLTGPANAVLVNDGPSGTAPSCPAPVAGWDSGYGLWLFGAPYWKLTGFTVRDSKKGVVLDDSHHVTLDGVSVHHVEDEAVHFRRSSSDGVIRNSTISHTGLVQPGYGEGVYIGSAGSNWSCHGNTGGVDRSDRIQVLDNRIGPNVTAEHIDIKEGTADGVIRGNTFDGTGISGQNSADSWVDAKGTGYLIENNTGRFAPPGTFANGYETHNPSTNPSFLNGCGNVWRGNISDLGGAGAYAIKITSTSKCTAAPNVVHSGNTVTNAVSGLTNVPVTP
- a CDS encoding YqjF family protein, translated to MTLAPLAPEAVTPDPPHAPPSPLLTQSWLDLAFLHWPVDPAVVAPLLPAGTVPDTLNGVTYVGLVAFRMHRVGWFRLPGVPYLGSFPETNVRLYSVDARGRRGVVFRSLDASRLVPVAFGRALFRLPYVWSRMAVRHDGATVTYSSSRRLPGPRGAHSRIVVRVGERVEAPTELEHFLTARWGMHTAFFGRPLYLPNSHPRWPLHRAELMACEENLVAAAGLPRPVGAPVSVLYSPGVPVEFGLPPRRPGGVPTP
- a CDS encoding TerD family protein, translating into MIKGENGFVPSVALRVAVRGGGVDAMALLLMDGGTVGGDGDVVFHGAPMHPSGAIRLTDAGGGTAWLDVALPTVEDRITRVLVVGSTENGATMRDVAGLSVEAFAPDGTSVARYDVTDGGPETAMVLAELYRRAGGWKFRAVGQGYANGLEGLATDHGVDVARPVAPQAPQAMPAPMAAPPAPYAPPAPYAPPAPAFALPPQPPVPPAAPAASAASVAPVAPVAPVAPVAPAPVSYGPAWSYGPVFAPYTQTGRDNDVITVSGLPPGPVVVQLDVQGDGYTGLTVLDWKNKEKDWLVNSTEDDYRGRVLATIPRKGNLRLRVEAEGPWRMEVSPLAAARVLTEQEQEFRGPDVLLHTGGVADLAIQYGGDDNLIVNIYELSRHDDHTALPMDDNLVNEIGARRETVPLPTGPLVVQFEAADGPWRARLKRV
- the helR gene encoding RNA polymerase recycling motor ATPase HelR, which codes for MTARVTSAFDLPERLAAKADPALIAGDEKHFADIAQSLDQVIAELSERLDAELRAPGGVGREAMERDIEVHRLTTRLRALRRFGLDLCLGHMVAADGSEPLFVGRLGLTDSSGRRLLIDWRSPAAEPFFGATHGNPMGLASRRRYRWTGGRISDYWDEVFTRDAFAGHAALDDQSAFIAGLGSNRSARMRDVLGTIQADQDAIIRAGSRGALVVDGGPGTGKTVVALHRSAYLLYSDPRLGHRRGGVLFVGPHDPYLAYVADVLPSLGEEGVQTCTLRDLVPEGASAPAETDAEVARLKSSAGMVKAIEKAVRFYEDPPTEAMTVTTPWADIRLSTEEWVEAFEAPGPSTPHNEARDLIWDELATILWDKFDAAGYAEGHGDEGGDEDTVSPEQFRRALLHDKELVSALHGAWPILEPADVVGDLWTVPAYLRMCAPWLDRDEVRALKREDPHAWTVSDLPLLDAARQRLGDPKASQRKRRHDATVAAERERMAGVISDIVDADADGEGAVTMLRGRDLQDSLIDETALPGADVDPLAGPFAHVVVDEAQELTDAEWQMLLLRCPSRSFTIVGDRAQARHGFTESWRERLERVGLDRIEVASLGVNYRTPEEVMTEAEPVIRAALPDANVPSSIRSSGIPVVHGSVAELDSVLDTWLAENADGIACVIGDPTFPATARVRSLTPQLSKGLEFDLVVLVDPETYGEGIEGAVDRYVAMTRATRQLVILTSS